A genome region from Populus alba chromosome 3, ASM523922v2, whole genome shotgun sequence includes the following:
- the LOC118054716 gene encoding cytosolic sulfotransferase 15, with protein sequence MEKNTISSNGESELKDEIQGLVASFPSERNWDGAPLYFYKGVWYPVFAIRGALSFQQHFIAQDTDIILASMPKSGTTWLKALTFSVVNRNIYSPKKSPLLATPPHELVRFFEMDLYSKNQLPDLKQLPSPRIFSSHSHYGTLPQSIRDSGCKIVYICRNPLDQLVSYFHFARKFQRENVKPLSSIDEGFDNVCLGIQSYGPFWDSVLGYWKASLERPDKVLFLKYEDLKEDITFSLKKLAEFLGLPFSEKEEKEGIIEEISKLCSFDNLRNLEVNRTGFFESAGAPNSTFFRKAKVGDWCNDLSPSMAECFLKIVEEKLAGSGLSFKVSE encoded by the coding sequence ATGGAGAAGAACACAATCTCTTCAAACGGAGAAAGCGAGCTAAAAGATGAGATTCAAGGCTTGGTTGCAAGCTTTCCTAGTGAGAGAAACTGGGATGGAGCTCCTCTTTATTTCTATAAAGGGGTCTGGTATCCAGTTTTCGCCATTAGAGGGGCTCTTTCCTTTCAACAACATTTCATTGCACAAGACACAGATATAATACTAGCGAGCATGCCAAAATCAGGCACCACCTGGTTAAAAGCTCTCACGTTCTCTGTGGTAAACCGCAACATTTACAGTCCCAAAAAGAGTCCCTTACTCGCTACCCCTCCTCATGAACTCGTTCGTTTCTTTGAGATGGACCTTTACTCAAAAAACCAGCTCCCAGATCTCAAACAACTTCCTTCCCCAAGGATTTTCAGCTCTCACTCCCATTACGGAACCTTGCCACAGTCCATTAGAGATTCTGGTTGCAAGATTGTTTACATATGCAGGAATCCTTTGGATCAACTTGtctcttattttcattttgctCGCAAGTTCCAACGAGAGAATGTCAAGCCTTTATCATCGATTGATGAAGGTTTCGACAACGTTTGTCTTGGTATCCAGAGTTATGGACCCTTTTGGGACAGCGTGTTGGGGTACTGGAAAGCAAGTTTGGAGAGACCAGACAAGGTGctgtttttgaaatatgaaGACTTGAAGGAGGATATAACTTTTAGCTTGAAGAAACTAGCAGAGTTCCTGGGACTGCCTTTCtctgagaaagaagagaaagaagggatcattgaagaaatatcaaagctGTGCAGCTTCGACAATCTCAGGAATTTGGAAGTGAACAGAACTGGTTTCTTTGAGAGCGCTGGAGCTCCAAACAGTACCTTCTTTAGGAAAGCAAAGGTGGGAGATTGGTGCAATGATCTAAGTCCTTCCATGGCAGAATGTTTTTTGAAGATTGTGGAAGAAAAGTTGGCTGGCTCTGGCTTATCCTTCAAAGTATCTGAATAA
- the LOC118054717 gene encoding cytosolic sulfotransferase 15 — protein METTTISSNGESELKDEIQGLLASFPSERNWDGAPLYFYKGVWYPVFAIRGALSFQKHFIAQDTDIILASMPKSGTTWLKALTFSVVNRNIYSPKQSPLLATPPHELVRFFEIDLYSKNQLPDLKQLPSPRIFSSHSHYGTLPQSIRDSGCKIVYICRNPLDQLVSYFHFARKFKRENYKPLSSIDEGFDNVCLGILSHGPFWDNVLGYWKASLERPDKVLFLKYEDLKEDIISNLKKIAEFLGIPFTDEEEKEGVIEEISRLCSLDSLRNLEVNKNSVRPSGLPNSSFFRKGEVGDWVNHLSPSMAENYLKIVEEKLSGSGLTFRTSQ, from the coding sequence ATGGAGACGACCACAATCTCTTCAAACGGAGAAAGCGAGCTAAAAGATGAGATTCAAGGCTTGCTTGCAAGCTTTCCTAGTGAGAGAAACTGGGATGGAGCTCCCCTTTATTTCTATAAAGGGGTCTGGTATCCAGTTTTCGCCATTAGAGGTGCTCTTTCCTTTCAAAAACATTTCATTGCACAAGACACGGATATAATACTAGCGAGCATGCCAAAATCAGGCACCACCTGGTTAAAAGCTCTCACGTTCTCTGTGGTAAACCGCAACATTTACAGTCCCAAACAGAGTCCCTTACTTGCTACCCCTCCTCATGAACTCGTTCGTTTCTTTGAGATCGACCTTTACTCAAAAAACCAGCTCCCAGATCTCAAACAACTTCCTTCCCCAAGGATTTTCAGCTCTCACTCCCATTACGGAACCTTGCCACAGTCCATTAGAGATTCTGGTTGCAAGATTGTTTACATATGCAGGAATCCTTTGGATCAACTTGtctcttattttcattttgctCGCAAGTTCAAACGAGAGAATTACAAGCCTTTATCATCGATTGATGAAGGTTTCGACAACGTTTGTCTTGGTATCCTGAGTCATGGACCCTTTTGGGATAACGTGTTGGGGTATTGGAAGGCAAGCTTAGAGAGACCAGACAAGGTGCTGTTCTTGAAATATGAAGACTTGAAGGAGGATATAATCTCTAACTTGAAGAAAATCGCTGAGTTCTTGGGAATTCCTTTCACCgacgaagaagaaaaggaaggggttattgaagaaatatcaaggCTGTGCAGCTTAGACAGTCTCAGGAATTTGGAAGTGAACAAAAATAGTGTTCGTCCTTCTGGGCTTCCAAACAGTTCCTTCTTCAGGAAAGGAGAGGTGGGTGACTGGGTAAATCATCTGAGTCCTTCCATGGCTGAGAATTACCTGAAGATCGTGGAAGAGAAGTTGAGTGGATCTGGTTTAACCTTCAGAACATCTCAATAA
- the LOC118054718 gene encoding cytosolic sulfotransferase 15 — translation MAEDLQELIVNLPREKNLDGTNSLYLFKGVWVSAYVLRAVDSFQRHFIAQDTDIIVASMPKSGTTWVKALTFSVAKRHLYDLRESPLLTTPPHELVPFFETDLYMKDPHPNLEQLPPPRIFGCHSHFANLPESIRNSKCKVVYIFRNPLDQVVSFFQFAHQFKHDGTPLLSLDECYENICRGVLGQGPFWDNVLGYWKASLERPDKVLFLKYEDLKEDIISNLKKIAEFLGIPFTDEEEKEGAIEEISRLCSLDNLRNLEVNKNGVRPSGAPNSSFFRKGEVGDWVNYLSPSMAENYLKIVEEKLSGSGLTFRTSQ, via the coding sequence ATGGCAGAAGATCTCCAGGAATTGATCGTCAACCTTCCCAGAGAGAAAAACCTTGATGGCACGAATTCTCTCTATCTGTTCAAAGGGGTCTGGGTTTCAGCTTACGTGTTAAGAGCTGTAGATTCCTTTCAACGCCACTTCATTGCTCAAGACACCGATATAATTGTAGCTAGCATGCCGAAATCCGGTACTACTTGGGTCAAAGCCCTTACCTTCTCCGTCGCAAAACGCCACCTCTATGACCTCAGAGAAAGTCCTTTACTCACCACCCCACCTCATGAGCTGGTGCCTTTTTTCGAGACTGACCTTTACATGAAAGACCCGCACCCAAATCTTGAACAACTTCCTCCTCCAAGAATCTTCGGTTGTCACTCCCATTTTGCAAATTTGCCAGAATCCATTAGAAATTCCAAGTGTAAAGTTGTGTACATTTTCAGAAATCCATTGGACCAAGTTGTCTCTTTCTTTCAGTTTGCACACCAGTTCAAACACGATGGCACACCTTTATTATCGTTAGATGAATGTTATGAGAACATTTGTCGTGGAGTCCTCGGTCAGGGACCTTTCTGGGATAATGTGCTGGGGTACTGGAAAGCAAGCTTAGAGAGACCAGACAAGGTGTTGTTCTTAAAATATGAAGACTTGAAGGAGGATATAATCTCTAACTTGAAGAAAATCGCTGAGTTCTTGGGAATTCCTTTCACCgacgaagaagaaaaggaaggggctattgaagaaatatcaaggCTGTGCAGCTTAGACAATCTCAGGAATTTGGAAGTGAACAAAAATGGTGTTCGTCCTTCTGGGGCTCCAAACAGTTCCTTCTTCAGGAAAGGAGAGGTGGGTGACTGGGTAAATTATCTGAGTCCTTCCATGGCTGAGAATTACCTGAAGATCGTGGAAGAGAAGTTGAGTGGATCTGGTTTAACCTTCAGAACATCTCAATAA